A single window of uncultured Methanospirillum sp. DNA harbors:
- a CDS encoding gamma carbonic anhydrase family protein has product MNIHQHIPKAAFVAPNATVIGEVVSGPDLGVWYGAVVRADKDRISIGARSNIQDNCVVHTSAGHPVIVGDDVSVGHGAILHGCTIRDRVLVGMGAIVLNGAVVGEESIIGAGALVSEGKEIPARSLVLGVPGKVVRQVTDEEVAATLKNASSYVQLAREHAVE; this is encoded by the coding sequence ATGAATATCCATCAGCATATTCCAAAGGCTGCATTTGTTGCACCAAACGCCACCGTGATCGGAGAGGTCGTTTCAGGCCCTGACCTCGGGGTCTGGTATGGAGCGGTTGTACGGGCAGACAAGGATCGGATATCAATCGGTGCACGCTCAAATATTCAGGATAATTGTGTTGTACACACATCAGCAGGTCATCCGGTTATCGTAGGTGATGATGTCTCGGTAGGACACGGGGCAATTCTGCACGGATGTACAATCAGGGACCGGGTCCTTGTCGGCATGGGAGCGATCGTGCTGAACGGTGCGGTTGTCGGAGAGGAGAGTATCATCGGGGCAGGGGCCCTGGTGTCTGAAGGCAAGGAGATTCCCGCACGGTCTCTGGTGCTCGGCGTGCCTGGAAAGGTGGTCAGGCAGGTGACTGACGAGGAGGTTGCCGCCACTCTCAAGAACGCCTCATCATACGTACAGCTCGCACGGGAGCATGCTGTTGAGTGA
- a CDS encoding CoB--CoM heterodisulfide reductase iron-sulfur subunit A family protein: MSEVVVIGGGIAGITAALDLANHGIHVHLIEREPTIGGHMAMLDKTFPTNDCSMCILSPKMVDAARHPKISLHTCTEVTSIEGESGDFTVHVTRHPRYVKESECTGCDDCVAICPVEVYNRFDAGLGVRKAIYKAHPQVVPNIVIRDAEHCINCGLCYSICGKRAILRDNEDGEEQAYIKAAAVVIATGYEVFDATKKPSYRYRQIPDVISSIEFERMINASGPTQGALKRLSDGAKPKKIVFVQCVGSRDCTAGSPSCSAVCCMYAVKNALLIREKSPETEVTILYMDIRAYGKGYEEFYERAKNAGVRFVRGLPGDLYQNNAHVRVHVENTENRELVKIDADLVVLSVGIRPQNDAAAIAERYGITLDETGFFAGLDQKSEHITSIRPGIFLAGTCREPMDIPDSVAEGGAAAMRAVITSMKGEHATL; the protein is encoded by the coding sequence TTGAGTGAAGTTGTTGTCATCGGCGGCGGTATTGCCGGTATCACGGCTGCTCTCGATCTTGCAAATCATGGGATTCACGTCCATCTGATCGAGCGGGAGCCGACCATCGGCGGACATATGGCAATGCTGGACAAGACCTTCCCGACCAACGACTGCTCGATGTGCATTCTCAGCCCGAAGATGGTTGATGCTGCCCGGCATCCGAAGATATCACTTCACACCTGCACAGAGGTCACCAGCATTGAGGGAGAATCCGGTGACTTTACGGTACATGTTACCAGACACCCCAGATACGTCAAAGAGTCTGAATGTACCGGGTGTGATGACTGCGTTGCGATATGTCCGGTTGAGGTGTACAACCGGTTCGATGCTGGTCTTGGCGTTCGCAAGGCGATCTACAAGGCACATCCGCAGGTAGTCCCCAATATCGTGATCCGTGACGCAGAACACTGTATCAACTGTGGCCTCTGCTATAGTATCTGTGGGAAGAGGGCTATCCTCAGGGATAATGAGGATGGAGAGGAGCAGGCATACATTAAGGCTGCTGCAGTGGTTATTGCGACAGGATACGAGGTGTTTGATGCCACAAAGAAACCTTCGTACCGCTATCGCCAGATCCCTGATGTAATCAGCAGTATCGAGTTCGAACGGATGATCAATGCCAGCGGGCCAACCCAGGGAGCCCTGAAGAGACTTTCTGACGGTGCAAAGCCGAAGAAGATCGTCTTTGTCCAGTGTGTGGGCTCGCGTGACTGTACAGCAGGATCCCCATCCTGCTCTGCAGTCTGCTGCATGTATGCTGTAAAAAATGCACTCCTCATCAGAGAGAAGTCACCGGAGACCGAGGTGACAATCCTGTACATGGACATCAGGGCATATGGGAAGGGATATGAGGAGTTTTATGAGCGGGCAAAGAATGCAGGGGTCAGATTTGTCAGGGGACTCCCAGGAGATCTTTACCAGAATAATGCTCATGTAAGGGTGCATGTGGAGAATACAGAAAACCGGGAACTGGTAAAGATCGATGCTGACCTGGTTGTACTCTCGGTCGGCATACGGCCACAAAACGATGCAGCAGCAATTGCTGAACGGTACGGAATCACCCTTGACGAGACCGGATTCTTTGCCGGTCTCGATCAGAAGTCAGAACATATCACATCGATCAGACCTGGGATATTCCTCGCAGGCACCTGTCGGGAACCGATGGATATTCCTGACTCGGTCGCAGAGGGCGGGGCTGCAGCAATGCGGGCAGTCATCACCAGTATGAAGGGGGAACATGCAACCCTCTGA
- a CDS encoding phosphopantetheine adenylyltransferase, with translation MKVMVGGTFDPLHDGHRFLISRAFELAGPEGTVTIGLTSDQFADRKSHPIHPYKEREAALLTFLEEKGFPQIWIIEELHDRFGSTLDSEFDALIVSEETFPVAKEINQLRRDKKRPCVEIHQIRCVLAEDGKWISSTRIWRGEIDVHGHLIDHQSQI, from the coding sequence ATGAAGGTGATGGTTGGGGGAACCTTTGACCCTCTGCATGACGGGCACAGGTTTCTTATCAGTCGTGCCTTTGAGCTCGCCGGGCCTGAAGGGACTGTAACCATCGGCCTGACCAGTGATCAATTCGCGGATCGCAAATCTCATCCTATCCACCCGTATAAAGAACGGGAGGCAGCCCTTCTTACTTTTCTTGAAGAGAAGGGATTTCCCCAGATCTGGATCATTGAAGAACTTCATGACCGGTTCGGGTCAACACTTGATTCAGAGTTCGACGCACTTATCGTGAGTGAAGAGACATTTCCGGTTGCAAAAGAGATAAACCAGTTACGCAGAGACAAAAAGCGTCCCTGCGTTGAGATCCACCAGATCAGATGCGTGCTCGCAGAAGACGGGAAGTGGATATCCAGCACAAGGATCTGGCGTGGTGAGATCGATGTGCATGGTCACCTGATCGATCACCAGTCCCAGATCTGA
- the pyrI gene encoding aspartate carbamoyltransferase regulatory subunit: protein MNSDKYQEGLLINAIQNGTVIDHITGGEALIVLRILGITGSTDECVSVATNVVSSALGRKDVVKIENRELKDEEVDRIALIAPRATINIIRERRVVEKKGVDIPDTLIGVLKCPNPCCITNTNEPVNSRFSVQGRRLICTYCDTVIGSDISSHII, encoded by the coding sequence ATGAACAGCGACAAGTACCAGGAAGGGCTGTTGATAAATGCGATCCAGAACGGAACTGTGATCGATCATATCACCGGTGGAGAGGCCCTGATCGTGCTCCGCATCCTTGGGATCACAGGAAGCACAGATGAATGCGTAAGTGTCGCTACCAATGTTGTGAGCAGTGCCCTTGGCAGGAAAGATGTAGTCAAGATCGAGAACAGGGAACTCAAGGACGAGGAGGTGGACCGGATAGCCCTCATCGCACCAAGGGCGACGATAAATATCATCAGGGAACGGCGGGTTGTTGAGAAGAAGGGAGTTGATATTCCTGATACCCTGATAGGAGTGCTCAAATGTCCAAACCCGTGCTGCATCACCAACACCAATGAGCCGGTGAACAGCAGGTTCTCAGTTCAGGGAAGACGGCTTATCTGTACTTATTGTGACACAGTCATCGGGTCTGATATCTCGTCGCACATCATCTGA